From Halotia branconii CENA392, the proteins below share one genomic window:
- the surE gene encoding 5'/3'-nucleotidase SurE, which yields MTIILTNDDGIDAPGIQALITAINDKKTIIAAPKHHQSGCGHRVTTTQPIHLQRRSEIEYAIAGTPADCVRIAITQICPDTKFVLSGINAGGNLGVDAYISGTVAAVREAAMHGIPGISISHYRKAKQNFDWDLAAKLTAKVLADLLQRSLEAGSFWNVNLPHLQPGEENPKLVFCQPCTKPLPVNYRIDGDNFYYVGEYGKRDRTPGSDVDVCFSGNIAITQLKV from the coding sequence ATGACTATTATCTTAACTAACGACGATGGAATTGATGCTCCTGGTATTCAAGCCTTGATTACAGCCATCAATGATAAAAAGACTATTATTGCCGCGCCTAAGCACCATCAATCGGGCTGTGGACATCGAGTCACCACTACGCAGCCAATTCATCTCCAACGGCGTTCTGAGATCGAATATGCGATCGCAGGTACTCCTGCTGATTGTGTGAGAATTGCCATAACGCAAATTTGTCCAGATACCAAATTTGTCTTGTCTGGCATTAACGCTGGCGGCAATTTAGGAGTCGATGCCTATATTTCTGGCACTGTTGCTGCTGTGCGAGAAGCAGCAATGCATGGTATTCCGGGAATTTCTATTTCTCATTACCGCAAAGCTAAACAAAATTTTGATTGGGATTTGGCTGCAAAATTAACTGCTAAAGTTTTAGCAGACCTACTCCAGCGTTCTCTCGAAGCAGGAAGCTTCTGGAATGTCAATCTGCCGCATCTACAACCAGGAGAAGAAAACCCAAAATTAGTATTTTGTCAGCCATGTACCAAACCTTTGCCAGTCAATTATCGCATTGACGGTGATAATTTTTATTATGTAGGCGAATACGGTAAACGCGATCGCACTCCTGGCAGCGATGTAGATGTCTGTTTTTCTGGTAATATCGCTATAACTCAGCTGAAGGTATGA
- the psb32 gene encoding photosystem II repair protein Psb32 yields MKQLLNQLLSIKKHFIRLILPLLAIALGSSLFATPALAIGVYQMPGLTVSDANWVLDKGDVISRINEGKISSSFEDLAEKTGNEVRFVSVRRLDYGETAESFTKALFEKWFPTKEAQANQTLLVLVTIANNSAIITGDKIKSVLTDSIAESVVDETLGVPLRDGNKYNQAFLDASDRLVAVLSGQPDPGPPEVIDNIQVEGTFTKAEETDQGNATAWVIGLLIAATIIPMATYYIYQVNQPSSDG; encoded by the coding sequence ATGAAACAGCTCCTCAACCAATTACTTAGCATAAAAAAACACTTTATCCGGCTTATTTTACCGCTGTTAGCGATCGCTTTAGGTTCTTCGCTGTTTGCCACACCTGCATTAGCCATAGGTGTATACCAAATGCCAGGTCTAACAGTAAGCGATGCTAACTGGGTACTAGATAAAGGTGACGTTATTAGCCGCATCAATGAAGGCAAGATTAGTAGTTCCTTTGAAGATTTAGCTGAAAAAACTGGTAATGAAGTCAGATTTGTGAGTGTGCGCCGCCTCGACTATGGAGAAACAGCCGAAAGTTTTACTAAAGCACTGTTTGAAAAATGGTTTCCAACAAAAGAAGCCCAAGCTAATCAAACACTATTAGTACTAGTGACAATTGCCAACAACAGCGCTATCATCACAGGCGATAAAATCAAGTCTGTGTTGACAGACTCGATTGCCGAAAGCGTAGTTGATGAAACATTGGGTGTGCCATTACGGGATGGTAACAAATATAATCAGGCGTTTTTAGATGCTAGCGATCGCTTAGTCGCCGTCCTTTCTGGTCAACCCGATCCTGGCCCACCCGAAGTCATCGATAATATACAAGTAGAAGGCACATTTACCAAAGCAGAAGAAACCGACCAGGGTAACGCCACTGCTTGGGTAATAGGATTATTAATTGCCGCCACCATTATCCCGATGGCGACTTACTACATCTATCAGGTGAATCAACCATCATCTGATGGGTAA
- a CDS encoding DUF4346 domain-containing protein codes for MDLVVEDLAAIDHKLSQRHIALDPGGYFIIYLDREEGLIYAKHFTNVIDDRGLAVDPETGKVIPARGKVERTNTTIFSGRTAKELCVKIFEETQPCLVTQLDHAAYLGREFIRAEMALVTGQEYVQD; via the coding sequence ATGGATTTAGTAGTTGAAGATTTGGCAGCAATTGATCACAAACTTTCTCAACGTCATATTGCTCTTGATCCTGGTGGATATTTCATCATCTACTTAGATCGAGAAGAGGGATTAATTTATGCCAAACATTTTACAAACGTAATTGACGATCGCGGTTTAGCCGTCGATCCAGAAACGGGAAAGGTAATTCCGGCGCGGGGAAAGGTAGAACGAACTAACACAACAATTTTTAGTGGGAGGACAGCAAAAGAACTTTGTGTGAAAATTTTTGAAGAAACTCAGCCCTGTTTAGTAACTCAGTTAGATCATGCGGCCTATTTAGGTCGAGAATTTATTCGAGCTGAGATGGCTTTGGTTACAGGGCAAGAGTATGTTCAAGATTAG
- a CDS encoding RDD family protein, producing the protein MTIERVPQQHYPKAEIGRRGMALGLDFFGVWLISSLLGSNNFGIQFVQILVFMICWLILRVVVVYNNRGQSLGRWAFDLKVLEVEDGQVVGRIPELQALLKREAIIGFGALLVSIALSNIRANPTAILLVLPLAIDCGAALSDNQLRQALHDRYAGTFLVSSRRGYSLDIKVKRLVENLRRHVRR; encoded by the coding sequence ATGACCATCGAACGAGTTCCTCAACAACATTATCCCAAGGCTGAGATTGGGCGACGAGGTATGGCATTAGGGCTTGATTTCTTCGGTGTATGGTTGATCAGTTCCTTGTTAGGCAGCAATAATTTTGGGATTCAATTTGTTCAGATCCTAGTTTTCATGATCTGTTGGCTGATTCTGCGCGTGGTAGTGGTATATAACAATCGAGGGCAAAGTTTAGGGCGTTGGGCTTTCGATCTAAAGGTGCTAGAAGTCGAAGATGGACAAGTAGTGGGTAGGATTCCAGAATTGCAGGCACTGCTGAAGCGAGAAGCTATAATTGGTTTTGGTGCGCTTTTGGTATCAATTGCCCTTAGCAATATTAGAGCCAATCCCACTGCTATACTGCTAGTACTTCCTCTGGCAATCGACTGTGGTGCTGCCTTGTCTGACAATCAACTGCGGCAAGCTTTGCATGACCGCTATGCTGGAACTTTCTTAGTTTCGTCGCGTCGGGGCTACTCGCTGGATATAAAAGTTAAGCGATTAGTTGAAAATTTGCGTCGTCATGTGAGAAGATAG
- the rpmG gene encoding 50S ribosomal protein L33, translated as MAKSKGVRIIVTLECTECRTNLDKRSAGVSRYTSTKNRRNTTNRLELKKFCTHCNKHTVHKEIK; from the coding sequence ATGGCTAAGAGTAAAGGTGTTCGCATAATAGTGACACTGGAATGTACTGAGTGTCGCACTAATCTAGACAAGCGTTCTGCTGGTGTTTCACGGTACACTAGTACTAAGAACCGTCGCAATACAACTAACCGCCTAGAACTGAAAAAGTTCTGCACCCACTGCAATAAACATACCGTTCACAAGGAAATTAAGTAA
- the rpsR gene encoding 30S ribosomal protein S18 produces MSYYRRRLSPIKPGDPIDYKDVDLLRKFVTERGKILPRRITGLTCKQQRDLTLAIKRARIVALLPFINAEG; encoded by the coding sequence ATGAGCTATTACCGTCGTCGTCTGTCTCCAATTAAGCCAGGAGACCCAATTGATTATAAGGATGTTGATTTGTTACGTAAGTTTGTCACCGAACGGGGTAAGATACTACCGCGTCGGATCACAGGACTTACATGCAAACAACAGCGAGACTTGACATTAGCAATTAAACGTGCGCGGATTGTGGCTTTATTGCCTTTTATTAATGCCGAAGGCTAA
- a CDS encoding ribonuclease catalytic domain-containing protein — translation MEKGTLVEFRVQGDRRLGVVERPDGKTRWFVVDERSQSHSLAPRQITYTVNGQAYKTSEIVSFLEQVKPYLDPSSLEVAWELLVEDGETVTPAEMANLLFSQSDPAPCYAAHCLLSDDKFYFKQKGDAYEPRTAAQVAERKHQIEVEALKAKGQQEFLARVEQALQGETVEWQRHDRQRLEGLEKYAALLADVVKIGVNFDSLGRAYPPSTSVLETMTMLGRPATPQGALQLLIDLGWWNVHENLFLRRSSIPVQFPHKVLEVAQQRLDFPPADLDANRLDLNHLKVYTIDDESTTEIDDGLSWELLPDGRQRLWVHIADPTRWLMPEDDLDLEARKRGSTVYLPTGMIPMFPEVLATGPMSLVQGQVCCALSFGVVLDQNGAVEDYCIHPSLIKPTYRLTYEDVDEMLQLGVQAEPEIEAIANWARQRKSWRYNQGAISINMPEAMIKVKDDNIDIDILDDSSSRQLVAEMMILAGEVAARYGQTHNIPLPFRGQPQPELPPEEELLQLPAGFVRACAMRRCMPKSEMSITPVRHAGLGLDTYTQATSPIRRYSDLLTHFQLKAHLRGEVLPFSAEQLKEVMMSVTSTTQELVMVERQTNRYWALEYLRRHPEQVWHVTVLMWLREDSNLTLILLEDLGLQLPMMFKRLVRLGEQILVKVSFADPQKDFIQFQEIIYQEAHTATN, via the coding sequence GTGGAGAAGGGGACGCTAGTTGAATTTCGGGTTCAAGGCGATCGCCGTCTGGGTGTAGTAGAACGTCCAGATGGCAAAACCCGTTGGTTTGTGGTAGACGAACGCAGTCAATCCCATAGCCTCGCGCCGAGACAAATTACTTATACAGTTAACGGACAAGCCTACAAAACCTCTGAAATCGTCAGCTTTTTAGAGCAGGTCAAGCCTTATTTAGATCCATCAAGCTTAGAAGTAGCCTGGGAATTACTAGTAGAAGACGGGGAAACAGTTACACCTGCCGAAATGGCAAATCTGTTGTTTTCTCAATCAGACCCTGCTCCTTGTTATGCCGCACATTGCTTGTTATCAGATGATAAATTCTATTTCAAGCAAAAAGGAGACGCTTACGAACCACGAACTGCGGCTCAGGTGGCAGAACGCAAACACCAAATAGAAGTAGAAGCTCTCAAGGCGAAGGGACAGCAGGAATTTTTAGCTCGTGTAGAGCAAGCCCTGCAAGGTGAAACGGTAGAATGGCAGCGTCACGATCGCCAGCGCTTAGAAGGACTGGAAAAATACGCAGCACTGTTGGCGGATGTTGTGAAAATAGGAGTAAATTTTGACTCTCTAGGTCGTGCCTATCCTCCGTCAACCTCAGTCTTAGAGACTATGACCATGCTAGGCCGTCCTGCAACTCCCCAAGGAGCCTTGCAATTATTGATAGACCTAGGTTGGTGGAATGTCCATGAAAACTTGTTCTTGCGTCGTTCGTCAATTCCGGTTCAGTTTCCTCACAAGGTATTAGAAGTGGCGCAACAGCGTTTGGATTTTCCACCAGCTGACTTAGATGCAAATCGCCTAGATTTGAATCATTTGAAGGTTTACACAATTGATGATGAAAGCACCACTGAAATCGATGATGGTCTGAGTTGGGAATTACTCCCTGATGGACGACAGCGCTTGTGGGTACACATTGCTGATCCTACCCGGTGGTTAATGCCAGAAGATGATTTAGATTTAGAAGCGAGGAAGCGGGGAAGTACAGTTTATTTGCCTACTGGGATGATTCCCATGTTCCCCGAAGTATTGGCAACTGGGCCGATGAGTTTAGTTCAAGGGCAAGTTTGTTGTGCCTTGAGCTTTGGGGTTGTTCTAGATCAAAATGGGGCAGTAGAAGATTATTGCATTCATCCTAGTTTGATTAAGCCAACTTATCGCCTCACCTACGAAGATGTAGATGAGATGTTGCAATTGGGTGTACAAGCAGAACCAGAAATAGAAGCGATCGCCAATTGGGCAAGACAGCGCAAATCTTGGCGCTACAATCAAGGAGCCATCAGCATTAATATGCCGGAGGCGATGATCAAAGTCAAAGACGACAATATTGACATTGACATTTTAGATGATTCTTCCTCGCGGCAACTAGTAGCGGAAATGATGATTTTGGCTGGTGAAGTAGCAGCTCGCTACGGTCAAACTCATAATATACCTCTGCCATTTCGGGGTCAGCCGCAGCCAGAATTACCCCCAGAAGAAGAATTGCTTCAGTTACCAGCAGGGTTTGTGCGTGCTTGTGCGATGCGTCGCTGTATGCCCAAAAGTGAAATGAGCATTACTCCCGTGCGTCATGCCGGTTTAGGTTTGGATACCTATACACAGGCAACTTCTCCTATTCGCCGTTATAGTGACTTACTCACCCATTTTCAACTTAAAGCCCACTTACGAGGCGAAGTTCTGCCATTTTCAGCCGAACAACTCAAAGAAGTGATGATGAGTGTCACCAGCACTACCCAAGAATTAGTAATGGTGGAACGGCAAACTAATAGATATTGGGCTTTAGAGTATCTGCGCCGCCATCCTGAGCAAGTTTGGCATGTAACAGTCTTAATGTGGTTGCGGGAAGACAGCAATTTGACACTAATTCTGTTAGAAGACTTAGGCTTGCAATTACCAATGATGTTCAAACGTTTGGTGAGGTTGGGTGAACAGATATTAGTAAAAGTTAGCTTTGCCGACCCGCAAAAAGATTTTATTCAATTTCAAGAAATAATTTATCAAGAAGCTCATACAGCTACAAATTAA
- a CDS encoding SDR family oxidoreductase, whose product MKKLLITGASGFLGWHICELAKQKWEVYGTYSSHELEISGIKLLKVDLTNYQQLKDIFSDIAPAAVIHTAAQSQPNFCQTHPQESHIINVTTSCNIAGLCADYTVPCAFTSTDLVFNGLNAPYQETDSICPVNIYGEQKVMAEIGMLERYPQTAVCRMPLMFGAKTPTAKSFIQPFIQTLQAGKELSLFIDEFRTPVNAVTAAKGLLLALEKVNGYIHLGGKERISRYDFGQLLTEVFQLPTTGLKSCRQADVKMAAPRPADVSLNSSKAFALGYQPLSLKQELQTLFRTYI is encoded by the coding sequence ATGAAAAAACTATTAATCACTGGAGCTAGTGGTTTTTTAGGATGGCATATTTGCGAACTAGCAAAGCAAAAATGGGAAGTTTATGGCACTTATTCTTCCCATGAATTAGAAATTTCTGGCATCAAATTACTAAAAGTTGATTTGACAAATTATCAACAACTCAAGGACATATTTAGTGATATTGCCCCAGCAGCAGTTATTCATACAGCGGCACAATCACAACCAAATTTTTGTCAAACCCATCCCCAAGAATCACACATAATTAATGTGACAACATCCTGCAATATTGCTGGACTTTGTGCAGATTACACAGTTCCTTGTGCTTTTACATCAACTGACTTAGTTTTTAATGGTTTAAATGCTCCTTATCAAGAAACAGATTCTATATGTCCTGTCAATATTTATGGTGAGCAAAAAGTCATGGCTGAGATAGGTATGCTAGAGCGATATCCTCAAACAGCAGTATGTCGAATGCCATTAATGTTTGGTGCAAAAACCCCTACAGCTAAAAGCTTTATTCAACCATTTATTCAAACTTTACAGGCAGGAAAAGAACTAAGTTTATTTATAGATGAATTTCGCACGCCAGTTAATGCAGTAACTGCGGCAAAAGGACTATTATTAGCATTAGAAAAAGTCAACGGTTATATTCATCTGGGAGGGAAAGAGCGAATTTCTCGTTATGATTTTGGGCAGTTACTAACCGAAGTATTTCAACTCCCCACCACTGGACTTAAATCCTGCCGACAAGCAGATGTGAAAATGGCAGCGCCCAGACCAGCCGATGTTTCTTTAAATAGTTCTAAAGCTTTTGCTTTAGGTTATCAGCCGTTATCTTTAAAACAGGAATTGCAAACATTATTCAGAACTTATATTTAA
- a CDS encoding histidine phosphatase family protein — protein sequence MTLNLYLLRHGETTFSQSGNFCGETDAELTTEGMQMAESFADVYQKLQWEAVYVSPMKRTMATAKPFCDAIGMDMQLRDGLREGSYGEWESKSKSFVQKNYAENYVKWLTEPAWNAPLGGETAVDIANRSMPVIAEIQEKHPQGNVLVVSHKATIRIMLCSLLGIDLGRYRYRVNILVASVSMMKFDVNGPLLEILGDRHHIPDYIRSRPGT from the coding sequence ATGACACTCAATTTATATTTACTGCGACATGGAGAAACTACTTTTAGTCAAAGTGGTAATTTTTGCGGTGAAACCGATGCGGAGTTGACAACAGAAGGGATGCAGATGGCAGAGAGTTTTGCCGATGTCTATCAAAAATTGCAGTGGGAAGCTGTTTATGTTAGCCCAATGAAGCGCACAATGGCAACTGCCAAGCCATTTTGTGATGCTATTGGTATGGATATGCAGTTGCGTGACGGACTTAGAGAAGGTAGTTACGGCGAATGGGAAAGTAAGAGTAAATCGTTTGTCCAAAAGAACTATGCAGAAAACTATGTAAAATGGTTGACAGAACCCGCTTGGAATGCACCTCTAGGTGGAGAAACTGCGGTAGATATTGCTAACCGTTCTATGCCTGTAATTGCTGAAATTCAAGAAAAACATCCCCAAGGTAATGTTTTAGTAGTTTCCCATAAAGCCACGATTCGGATTATGCTTTGCAGTTTACTGGGAATTGATTTAGGACGCTATCGCTATCGAGTAAATATTTTGGTCGCGTCGGTAAGTATGATGAAATTTGATGTTAACGGCCCTTTGTTAGAAATACTAGGCGATCGCCATCATATACCCGATTATATTCGCTCTCGTCCGGGAACATAA
- a CDS encoding tetratricopeptide repeat protein translates to MVLWRCLVASGFITLFTFGCGYEANSSTENTKQVVQEINVTQLLTEAKANQKAQDLFYQADQLLDKQRYQDAINAYDKVIAIQPESAEAWINRGNALASLQKYQEALKSYNKAIAIKPDKDEAWYNQGNALASLQKYQEALESYNKAIAIKPDKYAAWINRGIALTKLQRYQEALISYDKAIAIKPSKDEAYYNKACTYALQSNTKLALENLHKSMQMVPGKYQKLAKTDPDFNKVRSDKRFQELIN, encoded by the coding sequence ATGGTCTTATGGCGCTGCCTCGTTGCCTCTGGCTTTATTACTTTATTCACCTTCGGTTGTGGTTATGAGGCAAACTCATCAACAGAAAATACCAAGCAAGTAGTGCAGGAAATCAATGTTACTCAACTACTGACAGAAGCAAAGGCTAACCAAAAAGCCCAAGACTTATTTTATCAGGCTGATCAACTATTAGACAAACAACGCTACCAAGACGCTATTAATGCATACGACAAGGTAATCGCGATTCAACCTGAGAGTGCAGAAGCTTGGATTAACCGAGGCAACGCCCTGGCATCATTGCAAAAATATCAAGAAGCCTTAAAATCTTACAATAAAGCGATCGCCATTAAACCAGACAAAGATGAAGCTTGGTATAACCAAGGCAATGCTCTAGCATCATTGCAAAAATATCAAGAAGCCTTAGAATCTTACAACAAAGCGATCGCCATCAAACCAGACAAGTATGCAGCTTGGATTAATCGAGGCATTGCCCTGACAAAATTGCAAAGATACCAAGAAGCGCTGATATCATACGACAAAGCGATCGCCATCAAGCCAAGTAAAGATGAAGCCTACTACAATAAAGCTTGCACTTATGCTTTGCAAAGCAATACAAAACTAGCACTTGAAAACCTGCACAAGTCTATGCAAATGGTTCCTGGTAAATACCAAAAGTTAGCAAAAACTGATCCAGATTTTAATAAAGTGCGTAGTGACAAGCGGTTTCAGGAATTGATTAATTAG
- a CDS encoding AEC family transporter, producing MTNLLELYVKLVGLVLVGFILGRKLPTAVPTRLGRFLFWVGVPISIVAFLRQADLSGQIWIAPAIAYLAMLLGASLAWLAIQGQVHFTKTIPQQSTQGSLILAAMVGNTGYLGFPITLAMVGQEYFAWALFYDLLGSLFGNYGLGVALASHFGGSIGNFKQIAQAILINPALWSFGFGLMLRQVTIPKIVEFYLDKMGWSVVALSLVLIGMRLSKLKSWHKLPQVGMSLAIKMLLVPLVIGIALPLFGVTGSAAQVIVLQMAMPPAFGTLVIAETFNLDRDLAVTALAGGAMLLLVTLPIWLWLF from the coding sequence TTGACAAATCTCCTAGAACTATACGTCAAGCTGGTGGGATTAGTCCTAGTTGGATTTATCTTGGGACGCAAACTACCTACCGCAGTTCCCACTCGTTTAGGTCGGTTTCTTTTCTGGGTGGGAGTACCTATAAGTATTGTAGCTTTTTTACGTCAAGCCGATTTATCAGGGCAGATTTGGATTGCACCTGCGATCGCTTATTTAGCTATGTTACTAGGGGCATCTTTGGCTTGGCTAGCAATTCAAGGGCAAGTCCATTTCACCAAGACTATTCCTCAACAATCAACTCAAGGTAGTTTGATTTTAGCAGCAATGGTAGGTAACACAGGTTATCTGGGTTTTCCCATTACCTTAGCAATGGTAGGACAAGAATACTTTGCTTGGGCTTTATTCTACGATTTACTAGGGTCACTATTTGGAAATTACGGCTTGGGTGTAGCGCTAGCATCTCATTTTGGTGGCAGTATTGGCAATTTTAAACAAATTGCTCAAGCAATCTTAATTAATCCTGCCTTATGGAGTTTCGGCTTTGGCTTGATGCTGCGACAAGTGACAATACCCAAGATAGTTGAGTTCTATCTAGATAAAATGGGTTGGAGTGTCGTTGCTTTATCTTTAGTATTAATTGGAATGCGGCTTTCAAAGCTTAAGTCTTGGCATAAGTTACCACAGGTAGGGATGAGTTTAGCAATTAAAATGCTCTTAGTTCCCTTAGTTATTGGTATTGCCTTACCACTTTTTGGTGTGACTGGTTCCGCTGCCCAGGTAATAGTATTACAGATGGCAATGCCTCCTGCATTTGGCACATTGGTAATTGCCGAAACTTTTAATCTTGATCGTGACTTAGCTGTTACTGCTTTGGCAGGAGGGGCTATGCTATTGCTGGTGACTTTACCGATTTGGCTATGGCTATTTTGA
- a CDS encoding phosphate ABC transporter permease, with the protein MLVPLTRQKFEQLVPLIATSQQYKYYWGKFANFLQRLLISVVTIAVIFLIRVFFKLEFGGIIFLVGVFGAFFWLWYPVFQASIRNTKTRRYKYSGFFRGRILDWWITDRLIGKQETVNSRGELVIVENREKRINLEVGDDTGFSVELEAPLRQTHKVITRGQIAEMIVMSNRSDLSTIEEFSDVYIPSHDLWVNDYPCLRRDFFNEVSRRLREDREERPRRRRRPDRQRDEEDYR; encoded by the coding sequence ATGTTAGTCCCATTGACCCGCCAAAAATTTGAACAACTTGTACCTTTAATAGCCACTAGCCAACAATACAAGTACTACTGGGGGAAATTTGCCAATTTTTTGCAGCGCTTATTAATTTCTGTAGTTACTATAGCTGTAATTTTCCTAATTAGAGTTTTCTTCAAATTGGAATTTGGTGGAATCATCTTTTTGGTAGGGGTTTTTGGTGCTTTTTTTTGGCTGTGGTATCCAGTGTTTCAGGCAAGTATCCGGAATACAAAAACCCGCCGTTACAAATACAGCGGTTTTTTCCGTGGTCGAATTTTAGATTGGTGGATTACAGACCGATTGATAGGTAAACAAGAAACCGTCAACAGTAGAGGTGAATTGGTGATTGTTGAAAATCGGGAAAAACGGATTAACTTAGAAGTGGGCGATGACACAGGATTTAGCGTAGAGTTGGAAGCACCACTTCGTCAGACTCACAAAGTTATTACTCGTGGTCAAATTGCTGAAATGATCGTGATGTCAAATCGCTCAGATTTAAGCACTATTGAAGAATTTAGCGACGTATACATCCCCAGTCATGATTTGTGGGTAAACGACTATCCTTGTCTGCGAAGAGATTTCTTTAATGAAGTTAGTCGTCGCTTACGTGAAGACAGAGAAGAAAGACCACGCCGCCGCCGTCGTCCAGATAGGCAAAGGGATGAAGAAGATTATAGATAA
- the dapB gene encoding 4-hydroxy-tetrahydrodipicolinate reductase, with the protein MTNQTPIPVIINGAAGKMGREVIKAVTQAPDLTLMGAVDTSPEHQGQDAGELAGLSEPLEVPITNQLEPMLGYVAGERQLPPGVIVDFTHPDSVYDNVRSAIAYGIRPVVGTTGLNAEQIQNLADFAEKASTGCLIIPNFSIGMVLLQQAAIAASQYFDHVEIIELHHNQKADAPSGTAIQTAQLLAELGKPFNQPLVKETEKLPGARGSVAEEGIRIHSVRLPGLIAHQEVIFGASGQIYTLRHDTSDRSCYMPGVLLAIRKVSQLKSLVYGLEKIL; encoded by the coding sequence ATGACTAATCAAACGCCGATTCCAGTTATTATTAATGGTGCTGCTGGCAAAATGGGGCGCGAAGTGATTAAAGCGGTGACGCAAGCGCCAGATTTAACTCTCATGGGTGCAGTTGACACCAGCCCCGAACACCAAGGTCAAGATGCTGGAGAATTAGCAGGTTTAAGCGAACCTCTGGAAGTTCCTATTACTAATCAGTTAGAACCAATGCTGGGGTACGTAGCTGGGGAAAGACAGCTGCCTCCAGGGGTGATTGTAGACTTTACGCATCCCGATTCAGTTTATGATAATGTGCGGAGTGCGATCGCCTACGGTATTCGTCCGGTAGTCGGCACAACGGGTTTAAATGCAGAACAAATTCAAAATTTGGCAGACTTTGCCGAAAAAGCTAGTACTGGTTGTCTAATTATTCCTAATTTTTCCATAGGAATGGTGCTGTTGCAACAAGCAGCGATCGCCGCTTCTCAATATTTTGATCATGTAGAAATTATCGAACTGCACCACAACCAAAAAGCTGATGCCCCCAGTGGTACGGCGATTCAGACCGCGCAATTGTTAGCCGAACTGGGTAAACCTTTTAACCAACCTCTTGTAAAAGAAACCGAGAAACTACCCGGAGCTAGAGGCAGTGTAGCAGAAGAAGGCATTCGGATTCACAGCGTGCGTTTACCAGGACTAATTGCTCATCAAGAAGTAATTTTTGGCGCATCGGGTCAAATCTATACTTTACGACATGACACAAGCGATCGCTCTTGCTACATGCCAGGAGTTTTACTGGCGATTCGTAAAGTCTCTCAGCTAAAGTCGTTAGTATATGGATTAGAAAAGATCCTCTAA